The sequence TCCACAACGCGTTTGTTGACGATAAGGATGATCTTATAATTGGATGGCTTGTGGACCAGCCGCAGGAGCCAGAGCTTGATTAACCAGGATCGCCTCTACGACCAGATAGTTTTGTAGCCAGCAAGGTTAGAGTAGATTCAGGGCAATGGGCATATTGTAATATTTCACGCATCCTTGTAGCTGATCAGCCACAACCACAGGGGTCACTAGGAAGCCGGTGATCACATGACTTCTTGTCCGAGACATCCTTCTAGAAATAAGATCGAAAGTTGCTTAGATGAGGCTACTACGCTATCCGGTTGGCTTAATTAGGAGGGCGACATCGATTCTTCCAGCATAGCCAGGCAAAGAGGGGCATGAAGGATAAGTAGGTAGCTGCTCAgtgcagtaaaaaaaaaaagaaaacatagtTGCAGCCGTGATGAAGAGTGTGCAATTAGTTCACTCAAATTTAGAGACTATAAAGAGCAACGAGGATAGTTCCAGTGGTCCTAGGGAGTGGAGGACATGAGACCACCATTTATGAGATAGCCACAGGGTGGTCTTCGATTCATCAGTGAGTTCTAGTTTATATATGCTACATAAGATAGGGACCATGGTGCACGATCTAGTAGAGCTTGCAAGGATACGAATGCATATACTAGACGGGTTCTTCGAGATTATTCAGGAGAACACGATGCAGCTGCATATAACTTCGCATATAGAGTAGGATCCATAAATGTATTATGTTTCGAGTTGTATACTGAATTCTATTACTCGCAGCCACAGGCAGCTTATAACTCATACAGATACGAAATGGATATGGTGTGTTTGAGGCATCGTCTTCTGGTGGCTACTATCCTATACAGCGCAGAGTATCTTataggtcggattttgctgCCGTCATAGTCGAAGAGGCCCCTCCATAGCCATACTATTAGTCAGAGGATACCTTTTAGAGCCAGAGCTTTAGTGAGAGATTTAAGAGTGGTTATTCCTCAGAGTGTATTTCTTATGGGATGAGCGTACAGGATTACAACGCCACTTGGTTAAAGGGGCGGGCTGATGTGCCTCCTGATTATACtaatgatccggatatctacaAGAAGCACCGCTACTCGACAAAATTTTAGATATCCGTATGCATAttatactttaaatatatgtaattgattgtatcattttatattttataattcaCTAATTGATGTTAGGATATTTTATATTGCTTCTTGTAGCATGCAACctctcactaatcattttatgttttgCATCACTCTAAAATATCAAAATGCATCATTTAGATTGTATCCGGATCATAGATACATCAAATAatacttaaaattattgaaaaagttgAACAAAATTGAttatcaataaatcaaactaaaaaacattaaaaaaaaaatggcataCCGGTTCGGAACCGGCATGCCTCTACATGGCGTGTGTTGGTACGGTACCATTCGAAACCAGCCGCCGACTGGTATAGGTCCCGGTACCGGTTCAGTGGATCTTGATTTATATAATCATCAGAGCTCCAGATATTTGTTCACTCAATTATATGGTCAATCCAATGACTTAAACAAGTCAATGCTCTCTTGCATCTAAATAAAGAGCCTTTCGATAGACATCATAACAAGATAAAAATAAACGAAAAATTACTGAGTGAGTATTAAAATTGATTTGATAAGACCAATAACACAGTCTTCCTAGCAATGCAGCTTTCTGGCAAGGCTACCAACATAGTTCAAGCTGTGATCCGTCAGGACAATGAAGACGCCATAAcatgcctagacaccaattactATGGCGTCAAAAGAGTGACAGAAGCACTACTGCCTGTCCTGATGCGCTCGACCTCAGGTGCAAGGATTGTCAACGTTTCCTCTCTGAGATCAGAACTCAAGGTAAAAGTTTTATACCTTAAGATTTAAAAGTAACACAAGCAGCTTATTAACATGTAAGTTCGGTTTTGTTGTTTGGGTTGCCATCAGAGGATGCCCAATGAAAGTATCAGAAACCAGCTGAATGACATCGATAACTTGAATGAAGAGAAGATAGAGAAGTTGCTGGATGGATTCCTGGAGGACCTCAAGAATGGAACGCTTGAAGCTGGTGGATGGCCAATGATGTTACCTTCATATAGTGTATCAAAAACTGTGCTCAATGCCTACACAAGGGTTCTTGCAAAGAGGTATCCAGATATGTGCATCAACTGTGTGCACCCGGGCTATGTCAAGACTGACATCAATTGGAATACTGGGGTCCTCGCTACTGAAGAAGGGGCTAAAGGTCCGGTTATGCTTGCTCTGTTGCCCAATGGTGGCCCTTCAGGATGCTATTTTGATCAGACCACCATGGCAGAGTATTGAACAGGCTTATGGGGTTATGAAATGGTGCTTGAGCTAGAGTTTGAGGAGTTTCATGTGTTGTTTGGGAGAAATTGATTGTATGGGAGGGATCCAGCAGAAGAGATGACAGACTGAGGAAGATTGAAATAAAGAGTTTGAACTAAACTCGTATTTCTCAAGATCCATATAACTTCAGCAGAATCTAGTAGTTAATTCCTTTCAAATGTCCTGAGCATATCTTTGGTAAAGGTGCCCCTTGTGTCGTGCAGTAGTCACGATTCGTGCCACATAATTctctttttgttaaaaaaaaaactcaacagATAATATACCTAATGAAATTATTCATCTGAGCCTTGTTTCAGCAataattcatgatttttttttcttgcagaaCATTGTGTCTATGTTGCATACTTTGTAGCCTAGTCTTACTATATAATCTGCTCTTCATGTAGGATCACAGGTTTGCGCTTTTGTATAGAAGCTGAATTATTGAGCAAAGAGCTATGGTGGGTTAAAACATTGCAGCTTAGAGCCCATTTGATTGGAAGTAATTtagtatgaaaaaataaaacctTATATTAGATTATCATATTTCGTACGAAAAGTGGATGAAAGAAATGGTAAAATAAATAGTAGATCCTACCTCTATATTTCTAAGAGAAGATAAAACGAGTACCATCAAAGGGAtggtatttatttttctacGCTGGATTATTGAGTGAGGTAATTTGAAAATATCATTTTTTGACGAACATAGTtcacttatattatattaatattatatcaaCTATATTATATAATGAATATTAATATACTAATATATTGAttgataatatttataaataataatatatttaatatatctatatatttattaataaatattaattattaataaacaATTAAGAAAAATgtattaattatcaataaatataatataggattaattaataattactatatttatttataaaccaaaacatactaaaatttatttataataataaaaatattttctaatatacgtataattaatttaaaaatatttattaacttatgtaaatatatttcaatattcaaaaTAGCTAATATTAATAGTGTTTAATGTTTATGTACATGGACCATAAATAGCCAACAAATAGATTGAGAAAAGAATGTTATTATCTAAATCGTTCGTTCAAAAGCATTGTTGGAAATTTGGCAATATTATCGTATAATATTACCTCCAACCAAATATAgtaatctttttctaataatATTTTTCAAAGTAATTTTTTTACCAACCAAATATGGTAAAATTTGTTTTCCTCCACAATCATTTTTTCatataaataatttctaaaaatcgtCAAATTACCCCATAACATGATATATCCCAACCAAACAAACCCTTAACACTATCTCAGCTTTGCAACCAAGTGGCTTGTGGGGTTGATGCATACCTAGGCTCCATTACATAAACAGGGAATGTTGATTATAGTTAAATTGCATTTTGAAAGGTGAACCTTGGAAAGGGCAATAATAGATTGTTGATTATAGAcattaaggccctgtttggggaagCTATTGGCAGTaaagcttttgaaagtagagctgttagaagtagaacTTTCTGAAGTAaaacttttataaaaaattgtttgctgtttggtaaacaaactgagaaagtacttatatatgacaaaattatcataaaggacattgtatagtattatacaatagagcaaaataaaatatgatatatattaatatataaatatatgatatagtataatattactgtaatgtaataaaatattattataatatagtaatataacatcgtatactatagcataataatttaatataatattaaattatttaatataacatatcaatgtattatgatataatgtaatataatattttatttatagtataatataataaaaaaggtaaaaaattattataattattagcgtacattaatttttcataatataacataatattaaattatttaacataatatttaatgtattatgatacatTGGCTTTTGTGCAACGTCGAAAGGGTTCTGATGTAGTGGGATCGTTCGGATTGTTACAATCTCTAGCAGATGGTTTGAAATTGATTTTAAAAGAACCTATTTCACCAAGTAGTGTTAATTTCTCCCTTTTTAGAATAGCTCCAGTGGCGAAGGTGCATTTTGCAGGATGGCTTTGATTGATTTCCACCCTTGAATCTTAGATTAAATACGATAAAATTCTAATCCAACATTGTCGTAGATAATGGTATTAGGATTCTCAAGATAGCTTCCATATTAGGTGGTACGTATTCGAAGATCATTTTCGAATCCTTTTACTTCAGATTATGAACACCCAATCGGATTTGTCAAGAACGAGCTGACAACTACAGGGAAGCGCCTCTTAGGAGCCCAAaagaatttctaatttttgaaggaAATGTGCGGGTACTCCTCTTGAGAGTCCGTCAAAGCCTATTGTGAAGTTGGAGCGCATTGTCACAATAACGGCGATAACCTGCACCTCTCAGACGTAATGAAGTCTGCAAACTTTGTGGCACCCCCTCTGAGTTTTGAGTAGGCAGAACCATTCTGTTTTGGTTCTTCTCTACATTCGCCTCCCCCTCTGTTTTCGAAAGAATACGAAATAGGGTGAGTCATAAAAAAAccttgtaatataatattatatttatagtataatataataataaaggtataaaatattataattattagtgtaaattaatttttcataatataacataatattaaattatttaatacgaCATATAAatgcattatgatataataatattatattatatttatagtataatacaataataaaagtataaaataataataggaaacaaaaataccttttcttgcaCGGAAGAAAATTTGATCCACAGCTAGTGTTCTTTATTAGGGCTCCACCAAATTTTTAGGTTATAAAGAGACAAagtatgtaattgttatattttattatagataTTTTGGCCCAAAAAAACTTTCCGATAAAGCTCAAAACAGATTTTTCGAAAAGATCTAAAATAAAGTTTCTTCCAAAAAgttgtttttagctttttttggaaaactaaaacagctttccgaaaagcatttttggagggccagaaagtactttttggctcTCCAAAAGCTCCTCCAAACAAGGCCTAAATTGTTTCAATAAGAACCAATTCAACACTTGTTACTTTGTACTTCTGTACcatatttaaaacaaaacatgAGTCCAGTGTTCTTGGCACTAAGATGCAGACAGGAGAGGGTTgcctcttattttattttatttgtgatAAGGGTgaagcttttttattttttgtcttCAGATCAACTGGAGTAGACAAGGAACACACTGAGACAACTAGGGAGTGAATTCTTTATCAAAATGTCTGCTcaaaaatagaattttttaATCGACTGACAGACAGACTTCTTTTAAAAATGTAGGTCTTCACCTGTTCTTGATCGAATTTATCAACTTCCTTCTGGTGACGCATATTTGAAAAGAACTTGATTACAGTTCTAAGCAATGCAAGTTTGATTGCTTTAATCTCAAGTTGGTgatcaagaaaaaataaaattttgatagtTAGAGATTGGCACGATTGACTTGATCTAGAATATGTCATTAGAATTTTAGATCATGACCACGATACCTGTCAGCCGTTGATATTTTAGACAATCCAGGACAGCAATATCTGCACCATGACGATATCGTCAAATTATCCAGATTCCATCTTAAAAATTCAATTATGGATTTAAATTACATGTGAATTGGTCATGACAGAGCCATATCAGTGGTAAGAATTATTTTATATCTGCACTGAGAAACACCATCTGTATTCAATCAATAAGAGAGATAGCTACACAACTGCTAATAAGTGAATAATCTACAGAAGCCTGTGCCAGAAAGAGCTTTCTGATTAACAGACAAAACTTCTGCAAAATTAGAATTATCTAAATGAAAGACCAGAATAACTAATCATTGATCAACCCTGTTATAGAGCTTGTTCCATCAGCGATGAACATGGAATCATGGCCTGAGAATGCCATGAATGTCAAATGGCCACCAAATGCTGGATCCAAATGTTTGAAATCAACTGATAAAATTGCAAAAATGatggtttctttctttccataaaACCTTCAACATAATAAACTTGCCAGGAAGAACTTGAAGAACCGTTTAGAATTGGCGGCCCCGGCAGGCCATGAAAACAAGGCCCAGCCAACaaaaccagtgaccagaaaatcATTAATTCTTGTGAAGAGATGTTACAAGAAGCTTTACTCTCCTACAGTCATACCAAACCCAAATTTGTAGTCTTTCTTCCGATGATCAATCTGCAACATGCCCATCAGATGGATAAGAGATTAAGAGCAAACAAATGCCAGAGGATTTAATATTACCAAGATTGGGATCGATGCCAAAATTTGTTTATAAGTATTTCAAGGTGAACAAAAAGATATATACTTAGTTCACCTTTTTCACTTGACTGtgtgaaaaaattaaaaaaaatatatattaaactgGACAAGTACAATGGAGATAATAAAACTGAAGTTGTAGGAAGGCATCGAGTAACTATGCCATGCTCACCTCTGCAGAAAGAATAAAATTGACGCCCATATTAAGTCGCTCCTCAAGATAAGCAGCCACACAACCAGTGGAATCAATTTTCCCCCTTAAACGACACTGTAACAAAATTCCATGCAgataaatggaaaaaaaatattaaattaacatTTATGAGTTCAATAATTTTAGCCATTTTGCCATTTACCCCCGAATTTACTGACGAGATATCAAAAATTTGAAGTTGCTATATAtctaaatcatgtcatcttgatGCAGTAGCAAAAATGGGCATGACTCGCATGTTGCAAGTATCTTTAATATGTTTGCTACAAGTAGCCAAAGCACGAGTAGTTAGGTGACAAAGTACTAATAAGAGACATGTATTTTGCATGTCTTATTTGCACTAAGTTCTAGCATAAATTTGGAAGTTTTACGTACATTTTAAACGAAGTCCCAGTGAATATGACCTGCAAATAAAAGCAACTAATGCCAAGGTAAGGCATTTCACCAAGTCACTTATCATGGCCTCAAATCCTTTTCCATAAAAATAATCTGAATTTGTGACTTGAGACGAATTTGTAAAAGTGATGGTCATCGTTCAgtccagcaacaactcccttgGCAAGCATTGgacatttaaaagaaaaaaatatatctgtTAAAAGAGGACGTATCCTGTAATCTTCCCCTCCCAACTTCCCCTTGACCAAACTAATagttattcaaaaaataaatgttTGGTGGGAGTCCAAGATGAAAATACTAGCAGCAGTTAACAATAGATAGAGTTGCTTAtgcaaaagaaaggaaggaggtCGCAATTGATTTCCATATACTTGATTGTCCAAGTCAGAGATTGGGCAATGAAGTAACAGCATCTGGATGGAGCGAAACATTATTATGAAATTTAGCCATCAAGATAAAGAAATAATTATCTTCCATATGATAATTGAAGTCAAGCTTAGGAAAGAGATGTTTTTCTATAGAGAAATGTTGGAGTCTAAAttggaaattgaaataaccatGACTGTGGAGTAATATGTGCCTTATTGCATGTCTGAGGGTCTTCGATAAGGAagcataaattgaaaaattaatGTTTTAAGTGTATTGAGGTGAAGGATCAATAAAACAAACATGTCATTCAGTAGAAAG comes from Phoenix dactylifera cultivar Barhee BC4 unplaced genomic scaffold, palm_55x_up_171113_PBpolish2nd_filt_p 000731F, whole genome shotgun sequence and encodes:
- the LOC120103841 gene encoding (+)-neomenthol dehydrogenase-like isoform X2 → MGSNERPNPDRLAVVTGANKGIGLETARQLASHGVTVILTARDEKRGTDAVESLHQVGFSNVVFHQLDVRDPASVASLAHFIQNQFGKLDILVNNAGASGVVVDVEGLKALNIDPESWLSGKATNIVQAVIRQDNEDAITCLDTNYYGVKRVTEALLPVLMRSTSGARIVNVSSLRSELKRMPNESIRNQLNDIDNLNEEKIEKLLDGFLEDLKNGTLEAGGWPMMLPSYSVSKTVLNAYTRVLAKRYPDMCINCVHPGYVKTDINWNTGVLATEEGAKGPVMLALLPNGGPSGCYFDQTTMAEY